Within the Pseudomonas guangdongensis genome, the region CAAAGTTCGTACTTATTAAGGGTAGCCGCCATGTTGCAAGTGAGTGTTTATCGCTATAACCCGGAGAAAGATGCCGCACCGTTCATGCAGGACTTCCAGGTCGACACCGGTGGCAAGGACCTGATGGTGCTGGACGTGCTCGCGCTGATCAAGGAGCAGGACGTCACCTTCTCCTACCGTCGTTCCTGCCGCGAAGGCGTGTGCGGTTCCGACGGCATGAACATCAGCGGCAAGAACGGTCTGGCCTGCGTCACCCCGCTCTCGGCGGTGGTGAAGAACGGCAAGCTGGTCGTGCGTCCGCTGCCCGGTCTGCCGGTCATCCGTGACCTGGTGGTCGATATGAGCATCTTCTACAAGCAGTACGAGAAGGTGCAGCCCTACCTGCAGAACAACACGCCGGCTCCGGCCATCGAGCGTCTGCAGTCGCCGGAAGAGCGCGAGAAGCTGGACGGTCTGTACGAGTGCATCCTGTGCGCCTGCTGCTCGACCTCCTGCCCGTCGTTCTGGTGGAACCCGGACAAGTTCCTCGGTCCGGCCGCGCTGCTGCAAGCCTACCGCTTCCTGGCTGACAGCCGCGACACCAAGACCGAAGAGCGTCTGGCGGCCCTGGACGATCCGTTCAGCGTATTCCGTTGCCGCGGAATCATGAACTGCGTGAACGTTTGCCCGAAGGGTCTGAACCCGACCAAGGCAATCGGCCATGTACGTAACATGCTGCTGCAAAGCGGTACCTGATGATCCGCCTGTCGCGGTGATTCACTGAAGTCTGCACTGGCCGGCTCCGCCGGCCAGTGCAGTTGTAAAGCAGACCGCTCTCTACAGGGTGCGGTCATCGATGAAATAACGACCAGCAGGGGCGATCGGGCTGGACCCGGACTATCTGCGGGATCCGTAGTGGCTTTACCGAAGTCGCTGCTTTGGACTTTAGAGCCATGTTCGGTCTCCTCGCCAGGTGGTGTCCCCTTACCGAGGGTGACCTAGCATGCATGAAAGCGTAATGCAGCGGATGTGGAACAGTGCCCACCTGTCCGGTGGTAACGCTGCCTACGTCGAAGAACTCTACGAGCTCTTCCTGCACGATCCCAACGCTGTGCCCGAAGAGTGGCGCACCTATTTCCAGAAGCTGCCGGCCGACGGCAGCCAGTCTCCCGACGTTTCCCATGCCACGGTTCGCGATCATTTCGTGCTGCTGGCCAAGAACCGGCACCGCGCGCAGCCGGTATCCGCCGGCGCCGTCAGCAGTGAGCATGAGAAGAAGCAGGTCGAAGTTCTGCGTCTGATTCAGGCCTTCCGCATGCGTGGCCATCAGGCGTCCCGTCTGGACCCGCTGGGCCTGTGGGAGCGCAAGGCACCGGCCGATCTGTCGATCCATCACTACGGTTTGACCGACGCTGACCTGGATACCGTCTTCCATACCGGCGAGCTGTTCATCGGCAAGGCCGAGGCGACTCTGCGCGAGATCCGTGACGCGCTGCAGGCGACCTACTGCGGCACCATCGGTGCCGAATTCACCCATATCGTCGATTCCGAGCAGCGCAAGTGGTTCCAGCAGCGCTTGGAGAGTGTGCGTGGCCGCCCGCAGTACAGCAAGGAAGTCAAGGCTCACGTCCTCGAGCGCCTGACCGCCGGCGAGGGCCTGGAGAAATACCTGGGTACCAAGTATCCGGGTACCAAGCGCTTCGGCTTGGAAGGCGGCGAGAGCCTGGTGCCGATGGTCGACGAGATCATCCAGCGCTCCGGCTCCTACGGTGCCAAGGAAATCGTCATCGGCATGGCCCACCGCGGCCGTCTGAACCTGCTGGTCAACGCGCTGGGCAAGAATCCGCGTGACCTGTTCGACGAGTTCGATGGCAAGAAGCTGATCGAGATGGGCTCCGGTGACGTGAAGTATCACCAGGGCTTCTCCTCCAACGTCATGACCCCGGGCGGCGAAGTGCACTTGGCCATGGCGTTCAACCCGTCGCACCTGGAAATCGTCTCTCCGGTGGTCGAGGGCTCCGTGCGCGCCCGTCAAGACCGTCGCGGCGATGTCAGCGGCGACAAGGTGGTACCGATTTCCCTCCACGGTGACTCGGCGTTCGCCGGTCAGGGCGTGGTGATGGAAACCTTCCAGATGTCGCAGATCCGCGGCTACAAGACTGGCGGCACCATCCATATCGTCATCAACAACCAGGTCGGTTTCACCACCAGCAACCCGGAAGACACCCGTTCGACCGAGTACTGCACCGATCCGGCGAAGATGATCCAGGCGCCGATCCTGCATGTGAACGGCGACGATCCGGAAGCCGTGCTGTTCGTCACCCAGCTGGCCGTCGACTACCGCATGCAGTTCAAGCGCGACGTGGTCATCGACCTGGTCTGCTACCGCCGTCGCGGCCACAACGAGGCCGACGAGCCGAGCGGCACCCAGCCGCTGATGTACCAGAAGATCGCCAAGCAGCGCACCACCCGCGAGCTGTACGCCGATGCCCTGGTCAAGGAAGGCAGCCTGAGCCAGGAAGAAGTCCAGGCCAAGGTCGACGAGTACCGCACCGCGCTGGACAACGGCCTGCACGTGCTGAAGAGCCTGGTCAAGGAGCCGAACCCCGAGCTGTTCGTCGACTGGCGCCCGTATCTGGGCCACGCCTGGACCGCGCGTCACGACACCAGCTTCGACCTGAAGACCCTGCAGGAACTGAACCAGAAGCTGCTGCAGATTCCGGAAGGTTTCGTGGTCCAGCGCCAGGTCGCCAAGATCCTCGAAGATCGCGGCCGCATGGGCGCCGGCGCCATGCCGATCAACTGGGGCTTCGCCGAGACCCTGGCCTACGCCACCCTGCTGGTCGAAGGCCATCCAGTACGCATCACCGGTCAGGACGTCGGTCGTGGCACCTTCTCGCACCGCCATGCGGTGCTGCACAACCAGAAGGACGCCAGCCGTCACATCCCGCTGCAGCACCTCTATGAGGGTCAGCCGAAGTTCG harbors:
- a CDS encoding 2-oxoglutarate dehydrogenase E1 component: MHESVMQRMWNSAHLSGGNAAYVEELYELFLHDPNAVPEEWRTYFQKLPADGSQSPDVSHATVRDHFVLLAKNRHRAQPVSAGAVSSEHEKKQVEVLRLIQAFRMRGHQASRLDPLGLWERKAPADLSIHHYGLTDADLDTVFHTGELFIGKAEATLREIRDALQATYCGTIGAEFTHIVDSEQRKWFQQRLESVRGRPQYSKEVKAHVLERLTAGEGLEKYLGTKYPGTKRFGLEGGESLVPMVDEIIQRSGSYGAKEIVIGMAHRGRLNLLVNALGKNPRDLFDEFDGKKLIEMGSGDVKYHQGFSSNVMTPGGEVHLAMAFNPSHLEIVSPVVEGSVRARQDRRGDVSGDKVVPISLHGDSAFAGQGVVMETFQMSQIRGYKTGGTIHIVINNQVGFTTSNPEDTRSTEYCTDPAKMIQAPILHVNGDDPEAVLFVTQLAVDYRMQFKRDVVIDLVCYRRRGHNEADEPSGTQPLMYQKIAKQRTTRELYADALVKEGSLSQEEVQAKVDEYRTALDNGLHVLKSLVKEPNPELFVDWRPYLGHAWTARHDTSFDLKTLQELNQKLLQIPEGFVVQRQVAKILEDRGRMGAGAMPINWGFAETLAYATLLVEGHPVRITGQDVGRGTFSHRHAVLHNQKDASRHIPLQHLYEGQPKFDLYDSFLSEEAVLAFEYGYATTTPNALVIWEAQFGDFANGAQVVIDQFITSGETKWGRLCGLTMLLPHGYEGQGPEHSSARLERYLQLCAEQNIQVCMPTTPAQVYHMLRRQVIRPLRKPLVALTPKSLLRHKLAISTLEDLAQGSFHPVLPEIDTLDPKKVERLVLCSGKVYFDLLEKRRAEGREDIAIVRIEQLYPFPEEELAEVMAPYTNLKQVVWCQEEPMNQGAWYCSQHHMRRVISVHDKSLGLAYAGREASAAPACGYASMHAEQQEKLLQDAFTV
- a CDS encoding succinate dehydrogenase iron-sulfur subunit, which encodes MLQVSVYRYNPEKDAAPFMQDFQVDTGGKDLMVLDVLALIKEQDVTFSYRRSCREGVCGSDGMNISGKNGLACVTPLSAVVKNGKLVVRPLPGLPVIRDLVVDMSIFYKQYEKVQPYLQNNTPAPAIERLQSPEEREKLDGLYECILCACCSTSCPSFWWNPDKFLGPAALLQAYRFLADSRDTKTEERLAALDDPFSVFRCRGIMNCVNVCPKGLNPTKAIGHVRNMLLQSGT